GCTCTTCACATCCGGAACATGCGATGAATCCGCCGCGCTGCCAGCCGCAGCTTCAGCCCGAGCGGCATCCGGGACATGCTGGCGGCGGCGGCACCGCGGAAATACCGGGTGTGCTCCCGGTATCGGACGCGGGCGTCCACGATGGCCAGACGATCCGATGCGAGAGCCTGGCGAAGAATGGCCGAGATTTCCGGGTCGCTTTGAATGCAGAAGTAGTTTGCTCCGTAGGCGCGCGCCAGCAGTTCATAGTCGGGATTGAGAAGCTCAATGCAACTGGTGCGGCCGTAAATGCGGTCTTGGGCTTCACGAATCAAACCCAGCTCGCCGTCATTGAAGAGCAGGACAACGGGGTTCAACTTGTAACGCAGCGCGGTCACGATTTCCGAGCCGGTCATCAGGAAACCGCCGTCGCCGACCACGCCGATAACTTGTCGGGAGGGAAAGGCCATCTTGGCGGAGACCATGGCCGGGATGGAATAGCCCATGGACTGATAATCGGTGGGCGTCAGGTAGCTCCGGGCAGCGAAGATAGGAAAGCAGGAAACCACCCAGAACTGGTGGGCGCCGCTGTCGGTGGTGAGGATCGCGTCGCGCGCCAGGAGCTTTCGCAACTCCCAGAGCAACCGGGCCGGGTTGACCCCATCGCTTTGCTCCGGCGATTGCTCGATCGTCCGGAAGTACCGCTGGCGCTCGCGGGCAATCCGCTCCTGGAGCGGGCGATTCACGGGGCGCGGGCTGCGGCTGAGTTCCTCGAGGAGCCCTTCGAGTACGTCTCGCGCGTCGCCCTGGAGGGTCAAGCTCGCCGACAGATTCCGCCCCAGCACGTCCGGATTGATGTCCACGTGAATCAAATTCCTGGGCGGCTTGATCCCGTAAGCTCCGGTTGCCACCTCGCCAAATTTGCAGGCGAGCGCCAGAACAAGATCGCAGCCGCCGAAGACCTCCTCGGCCAGCGGCGAGCCGGCGGGACCAAAACCGAATCCCACCGAGAGGGGATGGTCTTCGGGGATAACGCCGCGGCCGGCAATCGTGGTGGCCACCGGAGCTTGCAGCAGCTCCGCCAGGCGGACCAGTAGGGCTCGGGCGTCGGTCGCGCCGAAGCCGGCGTAGATGCCCACTTGCTTGGCCTGCTCGATGGCACGCGCGATTTCTTTCAAGCGCTTCTCCTCGGGAGCGAGCCCCGATTGTATCTGGGCGAGCTTGCTTGCCGCTGGGGCGGGTGGCGGGATCGTCGCCTTTTCCTGAAACAGGTTGTAGGGAATTTCCACGACGGCAGGGCCGGGTTCGCCCCCACGAGCCAGAGCAAAGGCTTCGCTGACCAGAGGGAAAACATCCTCAACGCGCTCAGCGTGCAGGGCGGCCTTTACCAGCGGGCGGATGGCGTCAAGCTGGCGCACCTGGTGGAGCTGAAAGCCTTCCTCAATATCGTTGCGCGGCCCGGGCACAATCACCACTTGCGGGACGGAATCCAAAAACGATTCGGCAAGTCCGGTGCTCGCGTTGGTCAGCCCCGGTCCCGGCACAAGCACCGAGCAGCCGACCTTGCCCGTCGAGCGCGAATAAGCGTCAGCCATGAAGGCAGCGCAGAGCTCATGAGTGACCAGGACCGCCTCGAAGGCCGCGTCCTTCAAAGCATCATAGAGTTCGAGGTTTTGAACACCGGGCAAGCCGAAAACGCGCTCTACCCCTTGCGCCTCGAGCGCTTTGACCACCAACTGCGCGCCCGTCCATGTCATCCGAGCTTGCTCCCATTCTTCCAGGAATAAGGATTCGCCGTTTCCTCTGCTTCGGGCATCTGCGGGTAGGTCACTCCGCCGCGAGGGAAGAGAATCACGCTTGGCCGGCGCGGCGCGCGTCTCCGCAGTTGCTCGATCATCCCAGCCGGGTCAGAAAAGCGCCGAAACATCCCGGCGCGAGCCGCCTCTCCCGGAGTCAACGAAGGGGCATAGGCCCAAATGTCGTTCCGCTGGATCGCTTGGAGCGAATACACGGCAAGGAATTTTTCTTCCACACCGAGATCCTTGCGAAAGCGCTCGAGAAACCTGACCGTGCGGCGAGTTCCCAGCGCGCGCACCAGCCGTTTCAGCAAAGGCAGAGGCAGGCCCTTTCTTTTGGGCAGGCTAAAGGCGCCCACGCCCTCGGCACAGCGCAAGAAGGCCAGAATGGTGCCGCCTGGCTTGGCTGCGCCCAGCGTGTTGCCCACACATTTCAAGCTCTGGCGAAGGTCCATGTCCATGGGGGCGGAGTTGGTGATGAGAATGTCGGCTTGCTCCGGCACGAGAACGCTCGAAATGCGACGAGCCAGTTCCACGGCCCGGCGGTGAGCGAGGATAGGGTCACCGGCCTCGATGCGGACAATCTCAAGCGCCGGATTCAAAACGGTATTGACCAGGAAAATCTCTTTGCCGAGAAGGCGCGCGGCTTCTTCCAGGTCGCGCCGCAACGGATTGTGTTCCGGCGTCGAGCCGATCATGGGAAGATGGCCGGCAGCGGCGCCGCACAGGTGAGCGCCGGCAATCGTTTCCGCGCCAGCGCAGCCCGGCACGATATTCTTGAGCCCGCCGCCAAACCCGGCCAGCGCGTGAGGCTCCACGACTCCCATCGAGACAACCAGATCGGCTTCCACCAGCCGGCGATTGAGGAAGACCGCCGTGCCCTGAGCCGTGCGGCCGAGATACTCGAGCGCTTCCCGGCGTCGCGCGTCATGATTTTCCCAGCGCAACCCGGCCAGATTTTCTGCCCCCACTTTCTGCCGCAGCTCCGGCTCGGTCATGCGCCGGTGCATGCCCAGCGCGATGACCAGCAGGAGGTCGCTCGGCCGGGCGCCCGCCCGGGCCAGGTCCTGCAAGACAACCGAGAGAAAGCGGTGAATCGGCGTTGGGCGAGAGATGTCATCCACGACCAGGACGATGCGTTTGCCGGCGAGGTTCCGCGAAGCAAGCGGCGCGGCACCCCAGGGCTCGCGCAGGGCGCGGCCAGCTTCCGCCTCCACCGATGGCACGCCGGGCACGCTTGCCGGCGTCAGTTCTCCGAGGAGGCGCCACTCGGAAGGCAGGGTGATTTCGAGTTCCGCTTCGCCCCAGGGCAGCTTGTGTTTGGTCATCGCCCCACGTTTGATCCGAGAGTCGGTCCAGGATAGCCGATTGACATTCAGCCAATGTCGGGATTGCTGACAGAGGATACCACGCCCTGCTCTTCCAGGGAGCGGCTGCCTCGTTGTCCGATAGGAATCGCGGGTGGCGCGGAAGCCGCCGATTCGAGTATCCTAATTCTGCTCAAGAAGCGCCCCGCCACCCCCGAAAGGGCCGGCTCTCCCGTCGGGTTGGCCTCGTTCGGCTTCAGGCTCGCCCCGATGAAATCGGGGCTCGCCCGATTCGGGCTGAAAGGATTTCATGCTGGTGAACAAGACCTCAGAACTCACTCTGGACGCGCTCAAGCGTTTTGTCCTGGTGGATGGGTTTCCCATCATCATTGACTTTCAGGCGAGCCGCGGCTCCCTGCTGGTGGATCGCGATTCCCGGAAAGAGTACGTGGACATGTACGCCTTCACCTCTTCCAACGCCCTCGGGTTCAACCACCCGAAGATGATGGAGCGCGGCTTCCTCGAACGGTTGGGACGGGCCTCGACGATGAAGCCGTGCAACCGGGACGTTTACACCGAGGAACACATTGCCTTCATCCTCACATTTGCAGAAATCTTGCCGCCGCGCCTCAGGAAACACATTTTTACGATTGATGGCGGCGGGGCGCTGGGCATTGAGAATGCCCTCAAAGCCGCCTGGGATCGGCAAATCCGAAAGAACATCCGGGCGGGGCTTACGACGGCTGAAGACAAAGAAACGCAAAAGCTGGGCACCGGCGTGATCCATTTCACCGGCGCCTTTCACGGCCGCACCGGATGGACGACGAGCATGACCAATACCGCGGCGGCGATCAAAACCATGTGGTTTCCGCGATTCGATTGGCCGCGCATCGAGTTTCCGGTGGTCAGTTTTCCCGTCGAGGAGCACCGCGCCCGGATTGAGCAGGCGGAAGCGAAAGCGCTCGAAGCGATTCGGGCGGTGCTCGAGGCTCGGCCGGGCCATGTCGCCGCCATGATCCTCGAACCCGTCCAGTGCGAGGGCGGCGACCGGCACGTGCGACCCGAGTTCCTCCGCGCGCTTCGCCGCGTCGCCGACGAATTTGACATTTTGCTGATCTTCGACGAGATCCAGACCGGTTTCGCGGTGAGCGGGGAATGGTGGCTTCACCAGCACTATGACGTCGAGCCGGACATCCTTTGCTTTGCCAAGCGCGCCCAGGTGCCGGGGCTGGCGACCAATGACAAGGTGGACGCCTTTGCCGAAAACGTCTTTACCATCGATTCCCGGATCAATAGCACCTGGAACGCCGGTCAGGACGATTTCCTGCGCGCCACCCGTTTCATTGAAATTGTGCGCGAGGAGAACCTGCTGGAGAATGCGCGCCGGATGGGCGCCTATATTCGCCAGCGCGCGTCTGAACTGGCCCGCGACTTTCCGGAAATGACGCAAGTTCGCGGCGTCGGGCTGCTCAATGCGTTTGATCTGCCGGACCCGGCCTGGCGGGGACGCCTGGTGAAGGCTTGCGTCGGAAACGGCTTGCTCCTGACCGGATGCGGAGCGCGCTCCATGCGCTTCCGCCCTTACCTGGATGTCAAAAAGGAAGAGATCGACCTGGCGATGACCCGGCTGCGAAGCGCGCTCATCGAGGCGCGAAAAACAAACTAGAAATTAGAAAATAGAAATTAGAAAACAGAAAACACAAGAGAGGGGCAATGGATCTCCTTTCTAATTTCTATTTTCTGTTTTCATAGTCCCCCCGGAAGTGCTCTGCTCGTCCAGTTCGTCCTAAAGCATAGCTCGCGCGGTCAGATCGAATGCTTGGCGAGCGCGGGTGACGAAACGCAGAAGTTTTTCCTTCGCCTTGTTTCCCTGGCTATCCTCGACCCCGGAATGGACGTCCACGGCGCTGGGCCCGACGGTTTGAATCGCAAGCTCGACGTTCTCCGGGGTGAGCCCGCCGGCCAGGATCACCGGCTTTGAGCACGCCCGCGCAATTTCCCGGCTGAGATTCCAATCGTGAGTCTTCCCGGTGCCGCCGCCGAGCGCCGCCCGACCCGCCGGGGCTGAATCCAGAAGAATGGCATCAGCAAGAATTGCAGCATCCTCGGCGGCCGCCCGGGCATCAGGCCCGGCGACGGGCACGACCTGAATCACGGTGAGAGCGGGAAGTTCCCGGCGGAGCGTTGGAATTTGCTCGGAGGCAAAGCCGCCGTGCAACTGCACCGCGCTCGCTCGAGCCCGCCGGCAGAGGTCGGCCACGATGTGGGGATCCCTCTGCTGCGTGACAAGCACGGAGGAGACAAACGACGGGAGCCGGACGATGATCTCCGCCGCTTCCTCCGCCGCGATCTGGTCCGGGTGCGGCTCAAGGAGCCCGACGAGGAAGCCGAGAGCGTCGGCGCCGCTCGCGGCAATCATCCGAGCCTCTTCGACGTTCCGTGTTCCGCAAATCTTGACTCGCATCATATGGCCTGTGCTTGCCGCGCCTGTTCGCCCGGCGGTGCTCTGTTCCCGAAGCTTCGGGACTCGGTGTCTCTGTGGTGAGAAAGATACCAGAAGATGAACCACAGAGACACAGAGTACCCAGAGATTTCGCAGAGGCGAAGCAGCCGAAACCTCAAATCTCCGCATCGTAGTACTGTAGTCCCGCCGAGGCGGGACAGCAGTCCTATTGCCGGTTATGGCGGGAAGAGGAAAATTGCAGCAGGCCGTTCACGGCGAAGGCATCAAGAGGAACGGCAAGCGATTTGGGATGAGACCGAGGATGTTCAAGGTTTCCTTCGCATGAGGTGGATTCTCATAGGAACGTTGCTGGTTCTCTCGATGGGCGAGGTTTTTGCCGATGCCCGCCGCGGCGGGAAGCCTGCCAGCGTGTCGGGGACAGGCGAGCCCGTCGGAGTAACAATGGCGGGCTTGCCGGCCAAGCTACCAACGGCGGGCAAACTTCCGGTCACAAAGACCGCCATTCCCCCGGCTTCGTCCGGCGTGGCCTGTCTCTCCTGCCCGGCGCCCGACTACCCGATCGAAGCGGCCCAGCGGGGCACCCGCGGGGTCGTGGATTTGGAGTTGACGGTGAGCGAGGACGGGCGCGTCGAAGAGGTCAAGGTGCTGGCGGGGCCGTGCGATGAGCTCAAAGAGGCCTCGGTCAAGGCGGCGCAGGGCTGGACGTTTGCGCCCGCCATGCGCGA
Above is a window of Candidatus Acidiferrales bacterium DNA encoding:
- a CDS encoding thiamine pyrophosphate-binding protein gives rise to the protein MTWTGAQLVVKALEAQGVERVFGLPGVQNLELYDALKDAAFEAVLVTHELCAAFMADAYSRSTGKVGCSVLVPGPGLTNASTGLAESFLDSVPQVVIVPGPRNDIEEGFQLHQVRQLDAIRPLVKAALHAERVEDVFPLVSEAFALARGGEPGPAVVEIPYNLFQEKATIPPPAPAASKLAQIQSGLAPEEKRLKEIARAIEQAKQVGIYAGFGATDARALLVRLAELLQAPVATTIAGRGVIPEDHPLSVGFGFGPAGSPLAEEVFGGCDLVLALACKFGEVATGAYGIKPPRNLIHVDINPDVLGRNLSASLTLQGDARDVLEGLLEELSRSPRPVNRPLQERIARERQRYFRTIEQSPEQSDGVNPARLLWELRKLLARDAILTTDSGAHQFWVVSCFPIFAARSYLTPTDYQSMGYSIPAMVSAKMAFPSRQVIGVVGDGGFLMTGSEIVTALRYKLNPVVLLFNDGELGLIREAQDRIYGRTSCIELLNPDYELLARAYGANYFCIQSDPEISAILRQALASDRLAIVDARVRYREHTRYFRGAAAASMSRMPLGLKLRLAARRIHRMFRM
- the larA gene encoding nickel-dependent lactate racemase, giving the protein MTKHKLPWGEAELEITLPSEWRLLGELTPASVPGVPSVEAEAGRALREPWGAAPLASRNLAGKRIVLVVDDISRPTPIHRFLSVVLQDLARAGARPSDLLLVIALGMHRRMTEPELRQKVGAENLAGLRWENHDARRREALEYLGRTAQGTAVFLNRRLVEADLVVSMGVVEPHALAGFGGGLKNIVPGCAGAETIAGAHLCGAAAGHLPMIGSTPEHNPLRRDLEEAARLLGKEIFLVNTVLNPALEIVRIEAGDPILAHRRAVELARRISSVLVPEQADILITNSAPMDMDLRQSLKCVGNTLGAAKPGGTILAFLRCAEGVGAFSLPKRKGLPLPLLKRLVRALGTRRTVRFLERFRKDLGVEEKFLAVYSLQAIQRNDIWAYAPSLTPGEAARAGMFRRFSDPAGMIEQLRRRAPRRPSVILFPRGGVTYPQMPEAEETANPYSWKNGSKLG
- a CDS encoding aminotransferase class III-fold pyridoxal phosphate-dependent enzyme, giving the protein MLVNKTSELTLDALKRFVLVDGFPIIIDFQASRGSLLVDRDSRKEYVDMYAFTSSNALGFNHPKMMERGFLERLGRASTMKPCNRDVYTEEHIAFILTFAEILPPRLRKHIFTIDGGGALGIENALKAAWDRQIRKNIRAGLTTAEDKETQKLGTGVIHFTGAFHGRTGWTTSMTNTAAAIKTMWFPRFDWPRIEFPVVSFPVEEHRARIEQAEAKALEAIRAVLEARPGHVAAMILEPVQCEGGDRHVRPEFLRALRRVADEFDILLIFDEIQTGFAVSGEWWLHQHYDVEPDILCFAKRAQVPGLATNDKVDAFAENVFTIDSRINSTWNAGQDDFLRATRFIEIVREENLLENARRMGAYIRQRASELARDFPEMTQVRGVGLLNAFDLPDPAWRGRLVKACVGNGLLLTGCGARSMRFRPYLDVKKEEIDLAMTRLRSALIEARKTN
- a CDS encoding phosphoribosylanthranilate isomerase, which encodes MRRFEVSAASPLRNLWVLCVSVVHLLVSFSPQRHRVPKLREQSTAGRTGAASTGHMMRVKICGTRNVEEARMIAASGADALGFLVGLLEPHPDQIAAEEAAEIIVRLPSFVSSVLVTQQRDPHIVADLCRRARASAVQLHGGFASEQIPTLRRELPALTVIQVVPVAGPDARAAAEDAAILADAILLDSAPAGRAALGGGTGKTHDWNLSREIARACSKPVILAGGLTPENVELAIQTVGPSAVDVHSGVEDSQGNKAKEKLLRFVTRARQAFDLTARAML
- a CDS encoding energy transducer TonB encodes the protein MRWILIGTLLVLSMGEVFADARRGGKPASVSGTGEPVGVTMAGLPAKLPTAGKLPVTKTAIPPASSGVACLSCPAPDYPIEAAQRGTRGVVDLELTVSEDGRVEEVKVLAGPCDELKEASVKAAQGWTFAPAMRDGKPVREVVQVPVVFRLFQSYARLRQTSSNPSTSSPSKTR